Proteins encoded together in one Nitrospira sp. window:
- a CDS encoding response regulator transcription factor, producing MKQPQTSIVLIDDHEMVRRGLRALLHLEADLSIVGEAATVASGVDLVERLTPQMVLLDVKLPDATVTEAIRRLLGVSPKLRILILTSYAEDTTVMAAVQNGAHGYVLKDVRMDDLIRAIRTVASGQGYLDPRVTQQALHWIRTSSHLGVTPHGVSRLSPQERLILPLLAEGKTNKEIAVQLRLSDKTVKNYLANIFDKLHVKRRTEAVAWFMKESHIPGVGQSPKL from the coding sequence ATGAAACAACCACAAACCAGCATCGTACTTATCGACGATCATGAAATGGTCCGCCGGGGGTTGCGAGCTCTGCTTCATCTCGAAGCGGATCTGTCGATCGTGGGCGAGGCGGCAACCGTAGCCAGCGGGGTAGATCTCGTCGAACGATTGACGCCTCAGATGGTCTTGCTTGACGTCAAACTGCCCGATGCCACGGTCACTGAGGCCATCCGCCGCTTGTTGGGCGTTTCCCCAAAACTGCGAATTCTTATCCTCACAAGTTACGCGGAAGATACGACGGTCATGGCGGCCGTCCAGAACGGTGCCCATGGCTATGTGCTAAAAGACGTTCGCATGGATGATCTGATTCGAGCTATTCGGACCGTCGCTTCGGGTCAGGGCTATCTTGATCCTCGAGTGACCCAGCAGGCACTGCATTGGATTCGGACCAGCTCACACTTGGGAGTTACGCCTCACGGGGTCTCCCGTCTCTCTCCGCAAGAGCGCTTAATCCTCCCGCTTCTCGCGGAAGGGAAAACCAACAAAGAAATTGCCGTTCAGCTACGTTTGAGCGACAAGACCGTCAAGAACTACCTGGCAAACATTTTTGACAAACTCCATGTAAAACGACGGACCGAAGCGGTGGCTTGGTTCATGAAAGAATCCCATATACCTGGTGTGGGGCAAAGCCCGAAACTCTGA
- a CDS encoding LuxR family transcriptional regulator, with protein sequence MTTEVLSFPDHTFEGASRADLQNLLEIMHYTAMAETTQDVKDILVRTKKFLPFEHQIGGLVRLNTDGTFDGFSDVLNVSFPQIWLFQYWRNGYGGVDPVLHELVRSQKAQVWNKVYSNVRTEKEKMFVETATSFGLNHGVTVGSLDPSCKVASFFAFAGGDPAEHVRYVEFLDYVGQHLHLALVRSSSKVACSTDQCVSKLSPKEVTILNWMKDGKTNWEIAQITGVTERTIRFHVESIFSKLNVTSRTQAVAVAVQHGLPNLA encoded by the coding sequence ATGACGACTGAAGTCCTTTCTTTCCCTGATCATACCTTCGAAGGTGCCTCAAGAGCCGACCTGCAGAATCTACTTGAAATCATGCACTACACGGCGATGGCCGAGACCACGCAGGATGTCAAAGACATATTGGTGCGCACGAAGAAATTTCTTCCGTTCGAACATCAGATTGGCGGCCTTGTTCGTTTGAACACAGATGGCACATTCGATGGATTCTCGGATGTATTGAACGTAAGTTTTCCACAAATTTGGCTCTTTCAATATTGGAGAAATGGCTATGGAGGGGTAGACCCAGTACTCCATGAACTGGTGCGCTCCCAAAAGGCACAGGTTTGGAACAAGGTGTATTCCAATGTAAGAACAGAAAAAGAAAAGATGTTCGTCGAAACCGCGACATCGTTCGGGCTCAATCACGGAGTCACCGTCGGGTCACTGGACCCTTCCTGTAAGGTCGCTTCATTCTTTGCATTTGCCGGAGGTGATCCCGCTGAGCATGTCCGGTATGTGGAATTCTTAGACTATGTCGGCCAACACCTACATTTAGCCCTCGTACGGTCTTCCTCGAAGGTCGCCTGTTCCACCGACCAGTGTGTGAGCAAGCTTTCCCCCAAAGAAGTCACGATCTTGAATTGGATGAAAGACGGGAAGACCAACTGGGAAATCGCACAGATTACGGGGGTCACTGAACGCACCATTCGTTTTCATGTCGAAAGCATCTTCTCCAAGTTAAATGTCACGTCTCGGACTCAGGCAGTTGCCGTCGCAGTACAACACGGACTTCCCAACTTGGCATAG
- a CDS encoding response regulator: protein MAIGNMPAQSSSSPAILLIEPDQDLALAFRELIAVAYHASVTLDVVSSLYEGLTYLQTHHVSLILMNLSLPDDTGQEAVARVRRTACSSAVIGFHRTADATVLSDAIRAGAHEVLPIVPPSAETLRLSITSALIRATRPLTATEPAPSIPASPTLSLPLAKIAHDLNNSLTSIKGYTDILLARLSAEDPAHYCAEQIKLACGRAENLIKLLPRTTSTSPAPQPSRPINNAPAA, encoded by the coding sequence ATGGCCATAGGAAACATGCCCGCGCAGTCCTCATCGTCACCTGCAATACTTCTGATTGAGCCGGATCAGGACCTTGCCTTGGCATTCCGAGAGCTGATTGCCGTCGCCTATCATGCATCGGTCACGCTCGATGTCGTGTCTTCTCTCTATGAGGGACTCACCTATCTCCAGACCCATCACGTCTCGTTGATTCTCATGAATCTCTCTCTGCCGGACGATACCGGGCAGGAGGCAGTGGCACGGGTCCGCCGGACTGCCTGTTCCAGCGCAGTCATTGGGTTCCATCGAACTGCCGATGCCACGGTGCTGTCTGACGCCATCCGTGCGGGAGCCCATGAAGTGTTACCCATCGTCCCACCCTCAGCTGAAACCCTCCGCCTGTCGATCACCAGTGCCTTGATCAGAGCTACCCGCCCTCTGACGGCCACCGAACCAGCACCCTCGATTCCCGCAAGCCCTACCCTATCTCTACCCCTTGCAAAAATTGCACACGATTTAAACAACAGCCTGACATCCATCAAAGGATACACCGATATTCTCCTCGCGCGATTATCAGCGGAGGATCCGGCACACTACTGCGCTGAACAGATCAAACTGGCATGCGGACGAGCCGAAAATTTGATCAAGCTGTTACCACGTACGACCAGTACGTCCCCCGCTCCGCAGCCTTCACGGCCAATCAACAACGCCCCAGCCGCCTGA
- a CDS encoding response regulator transcription factor, with protein MRKSPAIRLVIVDDHEVVRIGLCAVLNLTPGLKVIGQGKRMAEAKRMCFRLKPDLVLLDIRLPDGSGVDAAREIIARCPNTRVLFLTSFADDHTVLEAVRAGAHGYLLKDIASRTLVRAIRTVAAGQTLMDPRLARHTLDWFKQVPIEPGQSKRPLLSPQEQRLLPLVAKGLTNKEIAQFLRLSEKTVKNYLANIYSKLNIGRRSQIAAFYAGSFKGSGARLPPGRH; from the coding sequence ATGCGTAAGTCGCCAGCAATTCGACTCGTGATCGTGGATGATCATGAAGTCGTGCGGATCGGTCTCTGTGCGGTCCTCAACCTGACGCCCGGGCTCAAGGTCATTGGGCAGGGAAAGCGGATGGCGGAGGCGAAGAGGATGTGCTTTCGCCTGAAGCCTGACCTTGTGTTGCTTGATATCCGACTGCCGGATGGAAGCGGTGTCGATGCGGCCAGAGAAATCATCGCCCGGTGTCCCAACACCCGGGTCTTGTTCCTCACGAGTTTCGCCGATGACCATACGGTGCTTGAAGCCGTTCGAGCCGGTGCTCATGGATATCTTCTCAAAGACATCGCCTCCCGGACACTTGTGCGTGCCATTCGAACCGTTGCCGCCGGACAGACGCTTATGGACCCCCGCCTGGCTCGACACACGTTAGACTGGTTCAAGCAGGTCCCCATCGAACCAGGACAATCTAAACGTCCCCTCCTCTCCCCTCAAGAACAACGCCTGCTTCCTTTGGTGGCTAAAGGCCTGACCAACAAAGAGATCGCCCAATTCCTTCGTCTCAGCGAGAAAACGGTCAAAAACTACCTCGCCAATATCTATTCCAAGCTCAATATTGGTCGCCGATCGCAGATCGCCGCGTTCTATGCCGGTAGCTTCAAGGGATCTGGTGCCCGTCTCCCTCCTGGACGCCACTAG
- a CDS encoding sensor histidine kinase, whose amino-acid sequence MSSMSIPQSVRPPKESVNFYHLKPCAGELTTAFKATESRLSKLLEDRTRIGRDLHDSVLQSLYAIGLSIETARRTRNERTAEAAEANDRMIQQINQLIHEVRGMIRELESGTVQAFDLSTELSALCTTYEQTGRMQVKLDIQRTAIEVLTNEEEREILNIVRESLSNCARHANATQATVSIRMRDMRIRVSINDDGIGFSPMVGQSRGYGLANMEARTKRLGGVFRVLTKAGKGTQVTAEFSLEPLLTSI is encoded by the coding sequence ATGTCGTCGATGTCAATTCCACAGTCGGTACGCCCTCCGAAAGAATCGGTCAACTTCTACCACTTGAAACCTTGTGCAGGCGAATTGACAACCGCGTTTAAAGCGACTGAAAGCCGCTTGAGCAAGCTCCTGGAAGACCGAACCCGTATCGGTCGCGATCTGCATGACTCAGTCTTGCAATCGCTATATGCCATAGGCTTGAGCATTGAGACAGCACGACGGACCCGAAACGAGCGAACGGCAGAAGCGGCAGAGGCCAACGACCGGATGATCCAGCAGATCAATCAACTGATTCATGAAGTCCGCGGGATGATTCGCGAGCTAGAGTCGGGAACCGTCCAGGCGTTTGACTTGTCCACAGAGCTGTCGGCTTTGTGTACGACCTACGAACAAACAGGGCGCATGCAGGTGAAGTTGGACATCCAACGCACTGCGATTGAGGTTCTCACGAACGAGGAAGAGCGAGAAATCTTGAATATCGTACGTGAATCTCTCAGCAATTGCGCCCGCCACGCCAACGCAACGCAGGCGACCGTCTCCATCCGCATGCGAGACATGAGGATTCGGGTGAGCATCAATGACGACGGCATTGGATTTTCGCCGATGGTTGGGCAATCACGAGGATATGGGCTTGCCAATATGGAGGCTCGGACGAAACGACTGGGCGGAGTCTTTCGCGTTCTGACCAAGGCGGGAAAAGGCACGCAGGTTACGGCAGAATTCTCCTTAGAACCCTTACTGACATCTATATGA
- a CDS encoding TIGR00645 family protein translates to MSDSGLPDTRGTHRSSNPTHTASNQIEVFFESAVFASRWIQAPLYAGLIIAELLYAYKFLVELWHMVIHINTMEETVFMLGVLGLIDVTMVANLLTMVVIGGYATFVSKLDLEHHPDRPEWLTHVDPGTIKIKLAASLIGISSIHLLKGFVDVAHEDPEHLKWKIFIHMTFLASAILLAWTDKIMQKDKKH, encoded by the coding sequence ATGTCCGACTCTGGTTTACCCGATACCCGGGGAACCCACCGTTCATCCAATCCCACTCACACTGCCAGCAATCAGATCGAAGTCTTCTTCGAATCGGCCGTCTTTGCCAGTCGGTGGATTCAGGCGCCGCTCTACGCAGGACTTATCATAGCCGAACTGCTCTACGCGTATAAGTTTCTGGTCGAACTCTGGCACATGGTGATTCACATCAACACCATGGAAGAAACGGTCTTCATGCTGGGCGTCTTAGGCTTGATTGATGTCACCATGGTTGCCAATCTTCTGACCATGGTCGTGATCGGCGGGTACGCGACGTTCGTCAGCAAGCTGGATCTGGAACACCATCCGGATCGTCCTGAATGGCTGACACACGTCGATCCCGGCACCATCAAGATCAAATTGGCCGCATCCTTGATCGGCATCTCTAGCATTCATCTCTTAAAGGGATTCGTCGACGTCGCGCACGAGGACCCGGAGCATTTGAAGTGGAAAATTTTCATCCACATGACGTTTTTAGCCTCAGCCATTCTCTTGGCCTGGACTGACAAGATCATGCAAAAGGACAAGAAGCATTGA
- a CDS encoding GNAT family N-acetyltransferase: MHVSAVAEAKGIAFSEGEFLVKTLEGEAELTQAYRLRHKVFAEALRWVPPTNDGQEMDMYDLWGTSIGLFDSRGTLHGMARLLPATGLFMLEQDLRMLLPSDHILRKERDTAEVTRLAIDPDIKDKGLSARLLLTLVKGIYHWAQAQDVRFLYIEVDYRFFRVLNAMAIACDPLGPPVALPPAGTLSIAAIMDIVRCEQVLGRKRPQVMEWMSTVTATRGNIGKRTIAECIEPEPRRSVLPGVPVHAERKNSTIELVSQ, from the coding sequence ATGCACGTTTCAGCCGTAGCAGAAGCGAAGGGAATCGCATTTTCCGAAGGTGAGTTTCTCGTGAAGACGCTTGAAGGGGAGGCCGAGTTGACTCAAGCTTACCGGCTACGACACAAAGTTTTTGCCGAAGCGCTGCGATGGGTGCCACCAACGAATGATGGGCAGGAAATGGACATGTATGACCTGTGGGGAACATCGATCGGACTTTTTGACTCTCGAGGCACACTTCACGGTATGGCGAGACTTCTACCTGCTACCGGGCTCTTCATGCTTGAACAAGACCTGCGTATGTTGTTGCCATCGGATCATATTCTGAGGAAGGAACGTGACACAGCAGAGGTTACCAGGCTGGCTATCGACCCGGACATTAAGGACAAAGGGTTATCTGCTCGACTCTTACTTACGCTCGTAAAGGGAATTTATCATTGGGCACAGGCACAGGATGTTCGATTTCTTTATATAGAAGTTGACTACCGGTTCTTTCGAGTACTCAATGCCATGGCCATCGCCTGCGACCCGCTAGGCCCTCCGGTTGCACTTCCTCCAGCGGGCACATTGTCCATTGCAGCCATCATGGACATCGTACGATGCGAACAGGTCCTTGGTAGGAAACGGCCGCAGGTTATGGAATGGATGTCGACTGTTACGGCGACACGTGGAAACATTGGAAAGCGGACAATCGCTGAATGTATAGAACCAGAGCCAAGACGCTCGGTGTTACCTGGCGTACCCGTGCATGCCGAGAGGAAAAACTCAACTATTGAGTTGGTCAGTCAGTGA
- a CDS encoding response regulator has translation MSIERRPTVLVIDDDTIARMLAREALEQSGWSVEEAENGRLGIEAFVRHAPDLVLLDIMMPEMDGFVVCAEVRRLPKGIHTPVLMMTGLEDYQSITQAYDTGATDFIVKPINGLLLTHRVRYMLRASHAMRDLRDSQEKLVQARDAALEGARLKSEFLATVSHEIRTPMNGIIGMDDLLLDTDLTPEQRDCAETIKTSAKALLDIINDILDFSKLESGHVILSREEFAIHAVVQDHLTPLLERVKEKAILLRHDIDPTVPSNLCGDRARLGRLVSGLLSNAVKFTERGEISLHVGPSPRASGDTEPQSSRGASWVRFTVTDTGVGIDKADADRLFQPFVQADGSNRRKYGGMGLGLALAKQLVELMGGTIEFESELGRGSRFWFDLPFTAVSPSSPQVVKQRNALMYVNEAVSQAILGRTLEKLGCRVSVITNVADLSKIVLEHSPSLLVAEFNLLTSEAERIQVQRLKEQFSQLRILGLSHDIVSGEIPSDLPFVVDGYLKKPLTVEAIKAAIGDAVS, from the coding sequence ATGAGTATCGAACGTCGTCCGACGGTCTTGGTTATCGATGACGATACTATTGCCCGAATGCTAGCGCGTGAGGCGCTTGAGCAGTCTGGGTGGTCGGTGGAAGAGGCAGAGAATGGGCGTCTGGGAATCGAAGCCTTCGTCCGCCACGCTCCAGATCTGGTACTCCTGGACATTATGATGCCGGAGATGGACGGCTTTGTCGTCTGTGCCGAGGTGAGGCGGTTGCCCAAGGGAATCCATACACCGGTACTCATGATGACCGGACTGGAGGACTATCAATCCATTACACAGGCGTACGATACTGGGGCGACCGATTTTATCGTCAAGCCGATCAATGGGCTCCTCTTGACCCACCGGGTGCGCTACATGTTGCGGGCAAGTCACGCCATGCGTGACTTGCGTGACAGCCAGGAGAAACTGGTCCAGGCTCGTGACGCCGCACTGGAAGGGGCGCGGTTGAAATCAGAGTTCCTGGCCACGGTGAGTCATGAGATCCGGACACCGATGAATGGCATCATCGGGATGGATGACTTACTGCTTGACACAGATCTGACACCGGAACAGCGCGATTGTGCTGAAACGATCAAGACGTCTGCAAAGGCCTTGTTGGATATCATCAACGACATTTTGGATTTCTCCAAGTTGGAATCGGGACATGTGATACTGAGTCGGGAAGAGTTTGCCATTCATGCGGTGGTGCAAGACCACTTGACGCCATTGCTGGAGCGAGTAAAAGAGAAAGCGATCCTACTTCGGCATGACATCGATCCAACGGTTCCTTCGAATCTCTGTGGCGATCGGGCCCGCCTGGGCCGTCTGGTCTCTGGACTCCTGAGTAATGCCGTCAAGTTCACTGAGCGGGGTGAGATCTCCCTGCACGTAGGTCCCTCTCCACGAGCATCTGGGGACACGGAGCCTCAGTCGTCTCGTGGCGCAAGCTGGGTACGATTTACTGTTACTGACACGGGAGTTGGTATTGATAAGGCCGATGCAGATCGATTGTTTCAGCCCTTCGTCCAGGCAGATGGATCCAATCGAAGGAAATACGGAGGGATGGGACTTGGATTGGCCCTTGCAAAGCAGCTTGTCGAATTGATGGGTGGGACAATCGAATTCGAGAGTGAGCTCGGAAGAGGAAGCCGCTTCTGGTTCGATCTTCCTTTTACTGCGGTAAGTCCGAGCTCACCACAAGTCGTGAAACAGCGGAATGCTCTCATGTACGTGAACGAAGCAGTCAGTCAGGCGATTCTCGGAAGAACCTTAGAAAAGCTTGGGTGCCGGGTCTCTGTCATCACGAACGTGGCGGATCTTAGCAAGATCGTCCTTGAGCATTCGCCCTCTCTTTTGGTGGCGGAATTCAATCTGTTGACCTCAGAAGCAGAACGTATTCAGGTGCAACGACTGAAAGAGCAGTTTTCTCAGCTACGCATTCTCGGTCTCTCTCACGATATCGTGAGCGGCGAGATTCCATCCGATCTTCCCTTCGTAGTCGATGGATATCTCAAAAAGCCCCTCACTGTCGAAGCCATCAAGGCTGCGATAGGAGACGCGGTTTCCTAG
- a CDS encoding PAS domain S-box protein encodes MNSPLETDDSTCSAPGPPRNQGLEPQQTPVQTKQGRSPVQLSTVGAVHVGTWEWNSRTNRVNWSSETAQIFDLVPDSRDGSYEEFFAHVHPDDGHYLKTSTAQALETRSSYEIDYRIITPSGVVRWVACFGRTMVDETESVSGMMGTVEDITARKEFELTQHAFRETMEALVRERTAVLEQTILDLKNQIGQNRQIEAALKSSEQRYQLLYEHNPFIYFTLLPDGTVVSVNRFGADQLGYRAEDLVGQSIVKVFDSREHHTVLQQLATCATHPYTAFQWEAQKTRRDGTRLWVKEHAQAIHDHTDQILILVTCEDITGRKRTEKQLHETSRLLSTLVEESALPIVSLDREARVVSWNHAATRLFGWSREEVLGRELPYIQAGGEPAADALWQAGLRRELTGPVELQRQRKDGKVLNLLLWPVFVYDEFEEVSLAVGLYVDQSDLKRAEAAKVQSEAQLARLIEHFPGVIARVDHALRCTYASPGYEWWFGKNPESIISLTIEEVIGKEAFLRTLPLIMRALAGERVVFENHMPTKSGETWHGLITLEPEFDDSGACKGFSVFAIDNTERRLAEEQVRENEARWRAFYEHAGVGIAQLSQDGHFLRVNPHLCELLGYSAGALLQRNFQELTHPDDLPSNLPDLHELQMKHRHPFSVETRCRRSDRTWVWVDLRVSLVQGISGDQDYFIAVIQNITDRKYSYSLLQAAINSVADGLLIVDRHGKVTSMNQRFLHFWNIPQTLADGGDDEALLSFVLDQLQEPDAFLRKVRELYAHPAQESFDVVAFKDGRVFERYSRPQVLDNEIVGRVWSFRDITEHKLAEQALRESELRLQRFVAEAPVGLCILDENWRAIIANRALCELTGYEQHEIVGSTYALYTHPEDLSAHIQLTDEFYRGIRSAYTHEKRYIRKSGEIIWVSVKATRIELSGHQGPLLLAAVQDITERKLALAEREQLSRDLHDNLLQTLYAVGLQLEAGKLAMERSPRRSKTHLSHAIRQLNGLMVDVRRFIALLTERTPVQLDFGQALRALVDSTADTACLAAELDIKSPVLSFITPQLGEQLLNIAREALSNSVRHARASRRCVHLSLTQNSIRLLIGDNGIGFSPTRKRRAGRGLANMAVRAQHMGALFSLESLPGHGTTITVDVPLKKDALYA; translated from the coding sequence ATGAATTCACCGCTGGAGACCGACGATTCAACCTGCAGCGCACCGGGCCCACCACGCAACCAAGGACTGGAGCCCCAGCAGACGCCTGTTCAGACGAAGCAAGGCCGTTCCCCCGTGCAACTCTCTACAGTCGGAGCTGTCCATGTGGGGACCTGGGAGTGGAATAGTAGGACAAATCGAGTGAACTGGTCGTCGGAAACCGCACAGATCTTCGACCTTGTTCCTGACAGTCGTGATGGTTCGTACGAAGAGTTCTTTGCTCACGTCCATCCGGATGACGGCCATTATCTCAAAACGTCCACTGCGCAGGCTCTTGAGACTCGTTCCTCATATGAAATCGACTATCGAATTATCACGCCGTCTGGAGTCGTCCGGTGGGTGGCATGCTTCGGTCGCACCATGGTCGATGAGACCGAATCAGTGTCGGGCATGATGGGCACTGTTGAAGATATCACCGCCCGTAAAGAATTTGAGCTCACTCAGCACGCTTTTAGAGAGACCATGGAAGCACTAGTTCGAGAACGAACAGCAGTGTTGGAACAGACTATCCTAGACCTCAAGAACCAAATTGGGCAAAACCGGCAGATTGAAGCTGCACTCAAGTCAAGTGAACAGCGCTACCAATTGCTCTACGAACACAACCCTTTCATATATTTCACACTATTGCCTGACGGAACTGTGGTGTCCGTCAATCGTTTCGGGGCTGATCAACTTGGATACCGAGCAGAAGATCTCGTCGGCCAATCCATTGTGAAGGTATTTGATTCAAGAGAGCACCATACAGTGTTGCAGCAGTTGGCCACTTGCGCCACTCACCCCTACACAGCCTTTCAATGGGAGGCTCAAAAAACCAGACGAGACGGAACTCGGCTATGGGTTAAAGAGCATGCTCAGGCGATTCATGATCACACAGACCAAATTCTTATCCTTGTGACCTGTGAGGATATCACGGGGCGCAAGCGCACAGAAAAGCAGCTCCACGAGACTTCTCGCCTCCTCTCAACCCTCGTCGAAGAGTCCGCGCTACCGATTGTCAGCCTCGATCGCGAGGCGCGCGTGGTCAGCTGGAATCACGCTGCGACTCGTCTGTTCGGGTGGTCTCGGGAGGAAGTATTGGGCCGCGAACTCCCTTATATTCAGGCCGGCGGCGAGCCGGCAGCCGATGCCCTATGGCAAGCAGGACTGCGCAGAGAGTTGACCGGCCCAGTAGAACTACAGCGCCAGCGCAAAGATGGCAAGGTGTTGAACCTGCTCCTCTGGCCAGTGTTCGTCTATGACGAATTCGAAGAGGTTTCGCTGGCAGTCGGTCTCTATGTAGATCAGTCGGACCTCAAACGAGCCGAGGCGGCCAAGGTCCAAAGCGAAGCGCAGTTGGCCCGTCTTATCGAACATTTCCCCGGAGTGATTGCTCGTGTCGACCATGCGCTTCGGTGTACGTACGCCTCCCCTGGATATGAATGGTGGTTTGGCAAGAATCCGGAATCCATCATCAGCCTGACCATTGAGGAGGTCATCGGCAAAGAGGCTTTTCTCCGAACCCTCCCGTTGATCATGAGGGCGCTTGCTGGTGAACGTGTGGTCTTTGAAAATCACATGCCGACCAAGTCCGGCGAGACCTGGCATGGGCTCATCACCCTTGAGCCGGAGTTCGATGATTCCGGAGCATGCAAGGGGTTCTCTGTGTTCGCGATCGATAACACAGAACGTCGCCTGGCTGAAGAGCAGGTCCGGGAAAATGAAGCGAGATGGCGAGCCTTCTATGAACATGCCGGAGTCGGCATCGCCCAACTCAGCCAGGACGGACATTTTCTTCGCGTCAATCCTCATCTCTGCGAACTGCTGGGCTATTCCGCTGGAGCCTTGCTCCAACGGAATTTTCAAGAACTCACACATCCGGACGACCTCCCATCGAATCTGCCGGATCTTCATGAACTACAGATGAAACATCGCCATCCCTTCTCCGTGGAGACACGGTGTCGACGGAGTGACCGAACATGGGTGTGGGTTGATTTGAGGGTATCGTTGGTCCAGGGGATCTCCGGTGACCAAGACTATTTCATAGCGGTCATTCAGAACATCACTGACCGCAAATATTCCTATTCGCTCCTCCAAGCCGCGATCAACTCGGTCGCGGACGGCCTGCTCATCGTTGACCGACATGGCAAGGTCACCAGCATGAACCAACGATTCTTGCATTTCTGGAACATCCCCCAGACACTCGCAGACGGTGGAGACGACGAGGCACTGCTCAGCTTCGTTCTGGACCAGCTCCAAGAACCGGACGCATTTTTACGCAAGGTCCGTGAGCTGTATGCTCATCCAGCGCAGGAAAGTTTCGACGTGGTTGCCTTCAAAGATGGACGAGTGTTTGAGCGATACTCTCGACCACAGGTCCTGGATAACGAAATCGTCGGACGCGTCTGGAGCTTTCGTGATATCACTGAGCACAAGCTCGCCGAGCAGGCATTACGGGAGAGCGAACTGCGGCTGCAGCGTTTCGTGGCCGAAGCCCCCGTTGGGCTCTGCATCCTCGACGAGAATTGGCGCGCCATCATCGCCAACCGCGCGTTGTGCGAGCTGACGGGCTATGAGCAACATGAAATCGTCGGGAGCACCTACGCACTGTACACCCACCCCGAAGATCTTTCAGCACACATTCAATTGACGGATGAATTCTATCGGGGAATCAGATCTGCCTATACCCATGAAAAGCGCTACATCAGAAAGTCGGGTGAAATCATTTGGGTTTCTGTGAAGGCTACGCGTATCGAATTATCGGGCCACCAAGGTCCACTACTCCTTGCTGCAGTGCAGGATATTACCGAGCGTAAACTGGCACTAGCAGAGCGAGAGCAGCTCAGCCGTGACCTACACGACAACCTCCTGCAAACCCTGTACGCGGTCGGACTACAACTCGAAGCCGGCAAGCTGGCAATGGAGCGATCTCCACGCCGGTCAAAAACACATCTCTCTCACGCTATCCGCCAGCTCAATGGTCTCATGGTCGATGTCAGACGGTTTATTGCCCTCTTGACGGAGCGCACTCCCGTGCAGCTGGACTTTGGGCAGGCACTTCGAGCACTGGTGGACTCCACGGCAGACACCGCCTGTCTCGCCGCAGAGCTGGACATTAAGAGCCCTGTGCTTTCTTTCATTACGCCTCAACTCGGGGAGCAGCTGTTGAATATTGCACGCGAGGCTTTGAGCAACAGTGTCCGCCATGCTCGCGCCTCCCGTCGCTGTGTGCATCTGAGTCTAACCCAAAACTCAATCCGGCTACTCATCGGCGACAATGGTATCGGCTTCTCTCCCACCCGCAAACGCCGCGCTGGCCGAGGACTTGCAAATATGGCGGTTCGCGCTCAACACATGGGTGCGTTGTTCTCTCTCGAAAGCCTACCAGGCCATGGAACAACGATTACCGTCGACGTGCCATTGAAAAAAGACGCGCTGTATGCGTAA